The Flavobacterium sp. 1 genome contains the following window.
ATACCTGTTTTAACATTTTTTGATAACTTAAAATAGATTCACTTTTGGTTCGAATCCCACCGTGGTCACAGAAATTAAAAAGTCGATTGGATTAATACTTTTACAGTTACAGTCATTAGTTTTAAATGTGACCCTGATGGTACAGAATTCGAACCTTTTATTAGAGGATTTGAAAATTTTGAATGAAATATAAACGCATAAATTCTTTTACTCGCTACGGGAGCTATTCAAAAATATTACCAATTTATTGAAGATTATTATGGTGTTATAGCAGAAGCATCTTAATATTAATTGCGGAAGATAACGATAATATGTTTGAAGAAAAAATTAGACGCTTTGCTGTGAAATATAAAACTATTGAAAGAATTTGATAAATTCACTAATTACAAAAATGTAGTTTAATTTTTTTTCTGCTTTTGTCTGCATACTCATATGAAGAGCGATCTTAATTTACTATTTTAGTAGTTAAAATCGCATAGATATGAATTTGGAAGCAAAAATTATTACGGATAAAAAGGAAAAACGAATTGCTGTTTATTTTAAAAAAAATGCCGAATTGATAGCTAGAATAAAAAAGCTGGAAGGTTCTCGATGGAGTCAGACTTTGAGGCTTTGGCATCTTCCTGACACGGTTGAAAACAGAGAACGGTTTCATTTGATTCCATCAGCTCATTCTTTACCATCGGCAGAAGGTATCGAGCAAATTGAAAAATTCAAACAGTGGCTTCGTTCTAAACGCTATAGCTAAAATACAGTCAGAACTTATAGTGAAGCATTGAAATCTTTTTTGATTTTCTACCGAGAAAAACCCATCACCGAAATCTCTAATGAAGATGTGATTGTCTACAATAACGAGTATATATTGAAAAATAATCTTTCGGATTCCTATCAAAACCAAATTGTTAATGCTATCAAACTATACTTTACAACCATTCGAGAGACAAAAATTGAAATAGATAGGATTCACCGACCAAAGCGATCTAAAGTATTGCCTAACGTTTTGAGTAAAGAAGAAGTAAAATTGATTTTGAATGCGCATAGCAACATCAAACACAAAATGATGCTGAGTTTGATTTATAGCTGTGGTTTGCGCTGTGGTGAATTATTGGCACTTCGACCCATTCATATCGATTCTAAAAGAAATATTGTACTGCTTAAAAACTCCAAAGGAAAGAAAGACAGAATTACTCCTTTATCTCCTAAAATTTTAGAAATGCTTCGAGAGTATTACACCACATTTAGACCCACAACCTATTTGTTTGAAGGACAAATCAAAGGGCAACCTTATGATGATAGAAGTTTGCAACAGGTTTTGAAACAAGCACTAAAAAAAGCATCAATAACAAAACCTGTTACGCTGCATTGGTTGCGTCATAGTTATGCTACCCATTTACTCGAAAGTGGCACCGATTTAAGATACATACAAGAATTATTAGGACATAGTAGTAGCAAAACCACCGAAATATACACCCACGTAAGTACCAAAAGTATTCAACAAATAAAAAGTCCGTTTGATGATTTGTAATAAAAATATTATTTCTATATTTGTTAAAAAAGCGCTACTTAATAGCGACTATACATCCAAAATTGGGAAGATTGTCGCTAGTTTGTAGCGAGTATATACAAGTTGGACGTAATTGGCACGTAGACTACGGAGTTTCTTGCACAATAAATTTTCGGGATATTTTTTTGGGATGTTTAGAAGAATAAAGGATTTAGTCTTCAAGTCTTTCGATTGGGAATCGTAGAAAGTTCACTTTCAATACGTCTGACAACGTAAAAGACTCGGCTAAGTTATCAAAAATAAATGACAAAGTCAAGAATTGAATTTATTTTAGAGAACTTAAACATCGCAAAAAAAACAGAGCCCAAAAACCCCAATTATTGACTTCGCCTAGCAGGTTTGCTAAGCGCAATAAATAATTGGTTTCATTGATTTGGATTGTGGTAAAAGAAAAAGATAAGAGTAGTCTATCCAACTCCGTTACTGATAAAATATAGATTGTAAATAGTCAGTAACTACGCCCAACAGCGGCTATGAGAAATGCCTTCCGCTCTTTTGGATAAAATAGTACAAATTAAAAAATTTGGCTATTTTAGCTTTTATAAGTGAGCGGCGGAGAGAAGGCACTTCTCATAGCCGCAAACGTTGTACCCAATTTTATAGATGAAAGAACGAAAGAAGATTAAATACGGAATACTATCAATTTTACTCTTACTGACTTTATGTTTAAACATTCACTTTGGTGATTTCTGCGAAGGAATGTCCAAAGGATTATTATTTGCTTTTTTAAGTATAATTTTTATTCTCTGTTTTATAATAATTGAAA
Protein-coding sequences here:
- a CDS encoding tyrosine-type recombinase/integrase, encoding MPNVLSKEEVKLILNAHSNIKHKMMLSLIYSCGLRCGELLALRPIHIDSKRNIVLLKNSKGKKDRITPLSPKILEMLREYYTTFRPTTYLFEGQIKGQPYDDRSLQQVLKQALKKASITKPVTLHWLRHSYATHLLESGTDLRYIQELLGHSSSKTTEIYTHVSTKSIQQIKSPFDDL